CACAAGGGGGCGAAAGTCCTCGAGGCGGCGCTGGTGTTGAAGGAGTCCATGGAGGCGCTCACCCTCCTGTCGGCGCTGAAGTTCACCTTGCCCGCGTTGCGCGCGGCGGCGCCCGTCACGCTCGGCGTGGGCCTCGTGGTAGGCCCCAACGGGGTGATGATGGGGACGCGGATGGTGGTGTCCGCCGAGTGGGTGGAGATGATGCGCCAGTTGGTGCGCGCGGGCGTCCTCTCCCTGCCCGCCGTCAGCGCCGCGGTGCGGATTCAGGCCGGCCACGTGATGATGTCACAGGGACACGGCGACCTCCCCCAGGGCGTGCGCGACGCGCTGGGCGATGCGCCCGAGGTGCGGGCCATGCGCGTGACGGGCAAGACGGGCGCGGGCATGGCCGAGCCCCCACGCCACCACGTCATGCCAAAGGAGTTCCGCGAGTGGTTCGAGAAGCGCGGCTTCACTGGAAAGATGAGCATCGAGTGGTTCTGCGTCACGCTCCAGCAGCCACACCACCAGGCGATTCACGGTGGTGGAAGCTGGAAGCTGGGGCGCCAATGGCGCGGCGAATGGAACCAGATGCTCATGAAGGCGCTGCGGGACGCAGAGGTTGAAGCTGGCCAG
The sequence above is drawn from the Archangium gephyra genome and encodes:
- a CDS encoding DUF2380 domain-containing protein, giving the protein MSGSTRRVSSELSRLGVSSSGIAGAGNGIFIRYVEYGERQVRWIDADLAAATELAAEVSEVEDPDMQLALLRLAGARLEAAMMGSILLAVWVDFLSLTDAALSRRLNSVEALFMRMDGWQKMLEPAMTALSSLEPEQVEAAARDMPALVGHLTRELAAHLEAMHKGAKVLEAALVLKESMEALTLLSALKFTLPALRAAAPVTLGVGLVVGPNGVMMGTRMVVSAEWVEMMRQLVRAGVLSLPAVSAAVRIQAGHVMMSQGHGDLPQGVRDALGDAPEVRAMRVTGKTGAGMAEPPRHHVMPKEFREWFEKRGFTGKMSIEWFCVTLQQPHHQAIHGGGSWKLGRQWRGEWNQMLMKALRDAEVEAGQLLTRNEILEIVAERMGFYGIPMNFVRCRGK